A window from Phaeocystidibacter marisrubri encodes these proteins:
- a CDS encoding DUF4153 domain-containing protein, whose amino-acid sequence MKRQLTYLGFLIAYHILFWNEGIGINGIIFSASSLLFLRKAKPLGVDEWLYLLPYLASIVGLLSFHSVFSVVAMFLTFVTYAGYIANQQSSVLENGFNSVLSFFSLNTWHPALPEVPRAQRRRFPVFRKVTIAAVPVAIFVVFYALFVNGNPIFKEMHHASFAHFANWFEGINTTWVAFMVLGLFLVRWAILGKRHEIFALNSSNTLYRKKRRYEGKMLDLKMEYQIAVVLFAMLNILFAVANFIDVKWVWFQFYVADQFSLKEFVHHGVSYLIFITMISAAILLYFFRGNLNYYPANKRLVQLASLWTIQNIILTISVAIRTLHYIGFHGLAPLRLGVLIFTTVLFAALLAVIFKINRLYSLAWVTRRTSAFTLLLLGVCAIVPWNRWTAIHNLNHPVANEVDVDYYLDLEPDAFPILYENLDVIQQQLTAHSSNTTRWVSNDYESFMAKLDDRTMRFLRQYEDSGWPSWTPSRHSAYLKLKQIMSVRAEETAALD is encoded by the coding sequence ATGAAACGTCAACTCACCTACCTTGGCTTCTTAATCGCTTACCATATTCTCTTTTGGAATGAGGGTATTGGAATCAATGGGATCATCTTTTCGGCATCCAGTTTACTCTTCCTCCGAAAGGCTAAGCCGCTTGGCGTTGATGAGTGGCTCTATTTGCTGCCTTATCTCGCATCTATTGTAGGGCTTTTGTCTTTCCACAGCGTCTTTAGTGTGGTTGCCATGTTTCTCACATTCGTGACCTACGCAGGGTATATCGCCAATCAACAATCTTCAGTACTTGAGAATGGCTTTAACAGTGTACTCTCGTTTTTCTCATTGAATACGTGGCACCCTGCGTTGCCGGAAGTTCCCCGCGCTCAAAGGCGGAGATTCCCGGTCTTTAGGAAGGTGACCATTGCGGCCGTACCTGTTGCCATATTTGTCGTGTTCTATGCTCTGTTTGTGAATGGCAATCCCATTTTTAAAGAAATGCATCATGCCAGTTTTGCTCATTTCGCGAATTGGTTTGAGGGTATCAATACTACCTGGGTTGCGTTTATGGTGTTGGGATTGTTCCTCGTTCGATGGGCGATTTTGGGAAAGCGTCACGAGATTTTCGCCTTAAATTCTTCGAATACTTTATACAGAAAGAAGAGGCGGTATGAAGGGAAGATGCTCGATTTGAAAATGGAATACCAGATTGCCGTAGTCCTTTTCGCTATGCTGAATATCCTCTTCGCGGTGGCGAATTTTATTGATGTGAAGTGGGTTTGGTTTCAGTTCTATGTGGCCGATCAGTTCAGTTTGAAGGAATTCGTCCATCATGGAGTGAGCTATCTCATCTTCATTACTATGATTTCCGCTGCAATTCTGCTGTATTTCTTCCGTGGAAATTTGAATTACTACCCCGCGAATAAACGCCTTGTGCAGCTTGCATCTCTTTGGACCATTCAGAATATCATCCTCACGATTTCTGTAGCTATTCGAACGCTTCACTACATCGGGTTTCACGGTTTGGCACCGCTGCGATTGGGAGTGCTGATTTTTACAACCGTCTTGTTCGCCGCTTTACTGGCTGTAATTTTCAAGATTAATCGTCTGTATTCTTTGGCTTGGGTGACGAGAAGGACCTCGGCTTTCACACTGTTGCTTTTGGGAGTTTGCGCAATCGTACCTTGGAATCGATGGACGGCGATTCACAATTTGAATCATCCTGTAGCTAACGAGGTGGATGTGGATTACTACTTGGACTTGGAGCCCGATGCTTTTCCTATCCTCTATGAAAACCTAGACGTCATTCAACAACAATTAACGGCGCATTCATCCAACACGACCCGTTGGGTGAGCAATGACTATGAATCTTTTATGGCGAAGCTTGACGATCGAACGATGAGGTTTCTTCGGCAGTATGAAGATTCCGGTTGGCCCAGTTGGACACCTTCACGCCACTCAGCCTATCTGAAGCTCAAGCAGATTATGAGTGTGCGAGCCGAAGAGACGGCAGCATTGGATTAA
- a CDS encoding PfkB family carbohydrate kinase: protein MSLLIVGTVAFDAIETPFGKTDKILGGAATYIGLSASRYLDKQNLVSVVGEDFPQEHMDLLSNRGVDLGGLQIKKGEKTFFWSGKYRNDMNTRDTLDTQLNVLGTFDPIVPENYKDCKYLMLGNLMPSIQQRVLDQLPNRPKLIVLDTMNFWMDNFWDDLIDALKNVDVLTINDEEARQLSGEYSLVKAAKKILGMGPKNVIIKKGEHGALLFNHKEVFFAPALPLEEVFDPTGAGDTFAGGFIGYLAKTDDISFENIKRAIIHGSAMASFCVEKFGTERLQGVDENEVEERLNAFIDLVQVEMAL, encoded by the coding sequence ATGAGCTTACTCATTGTGGGCACCGTGGCCTTTGATGCCATTGAAACTCCATTCGGAAAGACAGATAAGATTCTAGGCGGCGCAGCTACTTACATCGGATTGAGCGCTAGTCGCTATCTCGACAAACAGAATTTGGTTTCTGTGGTGGGCGAAGACTTCCCTCAGGAACACATGGATTTGCTTTCCAATAGAGGTGTAGATCTAGGCGGACTTCAAATCAAGAAAGGTGAAAAGACCTTCTTTTGGAGCGGAAAATACCGCAACGATATGAACACTCGCGACACACTTGACACACAGTTGAATGTGTTGGGAACCTTTGATCCTATCGTTCCAGAAAACTACAAGGACTGTAAATACCTCATGCTTGGAAACCTTATGCCAAGCATTCAGCAACGCGTTCTCGACCAGCTCCCTAACCGTCCAAAGTTAATTGTACTCGACACCATGAACTTCTGGATGGACAACTTTTGGGACGACTTGATCGACGCTCTTAAAAACGTAGATGTCCTCACCATTAACGACGAAGAAGCTCGTCAGCTTTCCGGCGAATACAGCCTTGTAAAAGCCGCAAAGAAGATCTTGGGCATGGGTCCTAAGAACGTGATCATTAAGAAAGGTGAGCACGGAGCGCTTCTCTTCAACCATAAAGAAGTATTCTTTGCTCCTGCCCTTCCGTTGGAAGAAGTGTTTGATCCAACCGGAGCGGGCGACACTTTTGCAGGTGGCTTCATCGGCTACTTGGCAAAGACAGACGACATCAGTTTTGAGAACATAAAGCGCGCCATTATTCACGGTTCTGCCATGGCTAGTTTCTGCGTAGAAAAGTTCGGTACAGAAAGACTTCAGGGTGTAGACGAAAACGAAGTAGAAGAGCGCTTGAATGCGTTCATCGACTTGGTTCAAGTTGAGATGGCCCTTTAA
- a CDS encoding UDP-2,3-diacylglucosamine diphosphatase, with protein sequence MGDRIYFISDLHLGAPDYESSKVRELRFVRWLDEIKADAKILYVVGDLFDFWFEYKHAVPRGFTRAIGKLAELSDMGIEIHLFTGNHDMWIFDYLPKEIGATLHREPIEREYNGVKFYIGHGDGLGPGDHGYKFLKKVFANRFLQWCFARLHPNFGIGLADYFSKRSRAQTGGEDAVFKGEENEWLYQYCQEVLEDRHFDYFVFGHRHLPLDLKVGEHSRYVNLGDWIQYFTYGVFDGNTLELKKDGE encoded by the coding sequence ATGGGCGACCGCATTTACTTCATATCCGACCTCCACCTTGGTGCTCCCGATTACGAGAGCAGCAAAGTGCGCGAACTCCGTTTCGTCCGATGGTTGGATGAGATAAAAGCAGATGCAAAAATCCTCTATGTTGTCGGCGATTTATTCGACTTCTGGTTCGAATACAAGCACGCCGTTCCCAGAGGGTTTACGCGCGCCATTGGCAAACTGGCAGAGCTATCCGATATGGGAATTGAAATCCACTTGTTTACGGGCAACCACGACATGTGGATTTTCGATTACCTCCCCAAAGAAATTGGAGCCACTCTGCACCGCGAACCCATCGAACGCGAATACAATGGCGTAAAATTCTACATTGGCCACGGCGACGGCTTAGGTCCGGGCGACCACGGTTACAAGTTCCTCAAGAAGGTTTTTGCCAATCGCTTTTTACAGTGGTGTTTTGCCCGCTTGCATCCCAATTTCGGCATCGGCTTGGCCGACTACTTCTCCAAGCGCAGCCGAGCTCAAACGGGAGGCGAGGATGCCGTTTTTAAGGGAGAAGAAAACGAGTGGTTATACCAATACTGCCAAGAGGTTCTTGAAGATCGCCATTTCGACTACTTTGTATTTGGCCATCGTCACCTTCCCCTCGACCTCAAAGTAGGCGAGCATTCGCGCTACGTCAATTTGGGAGATTGGATACAATATTTCACCTATGGCGTATTTGACGGAAACACACTGGAACTTAAGAAGGACGGGGAGTAG
- a CDS encoding T9SS type A sorting domain-containing protein: protein MLKFLVGFSLFILTFYSAMAQSRTFAKVPIPGQPLSRFDAPKIGGFGFGDFNGDGYDDAVISGQGVGYGPEYETSIYLNDGRGSLSEGPYQCLPDAWGRPHFAWDVDNDGDVDLLVCNLKNDVSAELYLNDGTGLFDLDTAVVFPVLFGATVFVEDVNSDGEKDILISGAQNSNGGNLVFHLYTGSANGSFVSQNNSFAPVYRGAMDVGDFDADGDNDLVVVGESNGLPLLKFYSNQGNLNFTEITHFMWPAKSPSNYTPLERADVKFGNINGDSYLDLAVIGIDHNGDSRTSVYTNNLGSSFTEVSIPQLADLESGEIYLTEVTGDTLNDIVIRGQIDFWNKEAAVIKQTASGWVLLPNVGIDVLESGTSAMHDIDNDGDMDFFSAGGYRTPHVITNTKQITRQYMNEQDGTFSLALGTQFNSKFASYKAFADFNSDGYQDFILSRQVLPSSNSVSIYLNNQNNTFTETPTSISQPVTYVCVADFNGDGFQDLVAPSRTGNNRLSVFFGTSNLGVYSSPVDYALYDYEGGLHLADINQDGHMDICFFDKIGSNNPFELKFLINNGSGVFASATTVDAPIIDRLNAAVKYADFDGDGELDVFVTSRLPYTGEAHLYLQNSFSFAEDTAFTFPSVPASDARTAVGDFDGNGLLDALIIGDLNGGTGGGVSHLLFQDSIGYYSAHTSSGLPVLEWGTLDTADVDLDGDLDLLYLGYHDPDRTYRHDVYINDGTGTFSPGEFVDIHMVQNSWFMDTDNDGDQDIVQAGYAPEISEEIGAVIENKSCSVQNSTTQLSVCDPYEWPITGCTYSSSGVYSYSHFDGSGCYVTQSLDLNFEGASADVRIQPDTGLFSIGQYESYQWFSCDSILMPLLGDTAQSFIPSKSGQYALVVSNGSCSDTSECIQFNFLNVDEFRRNQISIAPNPTSGLVYIQNLQSTCSYRLYDSRGVLLQKGFVSRDSDSIRISSQHSGIYVLYLSDAERGLTEVHRVILTR from the coding sequence ATGCTAAAATTCCTTGTTGGATTCTCACTCTTCATTTTGACATTCTATTCAGCGATGGCGCAATCGCGAACCTTTGCTAAGGTTCCAATTCCGGGTCAACCTCTTTCCAGATTTGATGCCCCAAAAATTGGTGGTTTTGGTTTTGGCGACTTTAATGGCGATGGTTATGACGATGCTGTAATTTCCGGCCAAGGTGTAGGTTATGGTCCAGAATACGAAACATCTATCTATCTCAATGATGGAAGAGGAAGCTTGTCTGAAGGACCTTATCAATGCTTACCCGATGCCTGGGGTCGTCCTCATTTTGCTTGGGATGTTGACAATGATGGAGACGTAGATTTGCTCGTTTGTAATTTGAAAAATGATGTTTCAGCAGAGTTATACCTAAACGATGGTACAGGCTTATTTGATTTAGATACTGCAGTTGTATTTCCAGTGCTTTTTGGAGCAACTGTTTTTGTTGAAGATGTTAATTCAGATGGCGAAAAGGACATTTTAATAAGTGGAGCCCAAAACTCAAACGGAGGAAACTTAGTTTTTCACCTATATACTGGAAGTGCTAATGGTTCTTTTGTTAGTCAGAACAACTCATTTGCTCCTGTCTACCGAGGGGCGATGGATGTTGGGGATTTCGATGCAGATGGAGATAACGATCTTGTTGTAGTAGGAGAATCTAATGGTTTGCCATTGCTCAAGTTTTACTCAAACCAAGGTAACTTGAACTTCACTGAAATCACGCATTTTATGTGGCCAGCTAAATCGCCAAGTAATTATACCCCTCTGGAAAGGGCAGATGTGAAATTCGGAAATATTAATGGAGATTCTTATCTCGACTTGGCAGTGATTGGGATAGATCATAATGGCGACTCTAGAACCTCAGTATACACGAATAACTTAGGCAGTTCTTTTACGGAAGTATCAATCCCGCAACTGGCAGACTTGGAGAGTGGAGAAATTTATTTGACTGAAGTGACTGGAGATACACTCAATGATATTGTCATTCGCGGTCAAATTGATTTTTGGAACAAGGAGGCCGCTGTGATAAAACAAACGGCTTCGGGCTGGGTTCTGCTTCCAAATGTTGGCATTGATGTTTTAGAGAGTGGGACTTCTGCTATGCATGATATTGATAATGATGGCGATATGGACTTCTTCTCTGCTGGAGGTTACCGTACCCCTCATGTAATCACCAATACAAAGCAAATTACTCGGCAGTACATGAATGAGCAAGATGGGACCTTTTCTTTAGCTCTAGGAACACAGTTCAATTCCAAGTTTGCTTCTTATAAAGCCTTTGCCGACTTTAATAGTGATGGCTATCAGGATTTTATTCTGTCAAGACAGGTTCTTCCAAGTTCAAACTCGGTTTCCATATATCTTAATAATCAGAACAATACGTTTACTGAAACCCCAACAAGTATTTCACAGCCCGTTACGTATGTATGTGTAGCAGATTTTAACGGAGATGGATTTCAAGATTTGGTGGCTCCTTCTAGAACAGGGAATAACCGGCTAAGTGTATTTTTTGGAACCTCTAACCTAGGAGTTTACTCCAGTCCTGTAGATTACGCATTGTACGACTATGAAGGTGGTTTGCATCTAGCAGATATAAATCAAGATGGTCACATGGATATTTGCTTTTTCGATAAAATAGGGAGTAATAATCCATTTGAGTTGAAGTTTTTGATCAATAATGGTTCGGGAGTTTTTGCCTCTGCAACTACTGTAGATGCTCCAATTATAGATCGACTAAATGCAGCGGTTAAGTATGCAGATTTTGATGGGGACGGAGAGCTAGACGTTTTTGTAACGAGCAGGTTGCCCTATACTGGAGAAGCTCACCTTTATTTGCAGAATTCCTTCAGTTTTGCAGAGGATACAGCCTTTACCTTTCCTAGTGTTCCAGCCTCTGATGCCAGAACCGCTGTTGGTGATTTTGATGGAAATGGTTTGTTAGACGCTCTAATCATAGGTGATCTTAATGGAGGAACAGGAGGGGGAGTCAGTCACTTGCTCTTTCAGGATTCTATTGGGTATTATTCTGCTCATACATCATCTGGCCTACCCGTTTTAGAATGGGGTACTTTAGATACTGCAGATGTTGATTTGGATGGCGATTTAGACCTCCTATACCTAGGTTATCATGATCCTGATCGAACATATAGACATGACGTTTATATTAATGATGGAACAGGGACATTCAGTCCAGGCGAGTTTGTGGATATTCATATGGTCCAGAATAGCTGGTTCATGGATACTGATAATGATGGTGACCAAGACATCGTTCAAGCAGGTTATGCTCCAGAAATAAGTGAAGAGATTGGAGCGGTAATCGAGAATAAGTCTTGTAGCGTGCAAAATTCAACTACTCAGCTTTCAGTTTGCGATCCATATGAATGGCCTATAACAGGTTGTACATATTCTTCTTCAGGAGTTTATTCCTACTCACACTTTGATGGCTCAGGTTGTTATGTTACTCAATCTTTAGATTTAAATTTTGAAGGCGCTTCAGCCGATGTTCGTATTCAACCTGATACAGGTCTGTTCTCAATTGGACAATACGAATCATATCAATGGTTTTCATGTGACAGCATTTTAATGCCACTACTTGGCGACACTGCTCAGTCGTTCATTCCATCAAAATCAGGTCAATATGCATTGGTAGTAAGCAATGGATCTTGTTCCGATACATCGGAGTGCATCCAATTCAACTTTTTGAATGTTGATGAGTTTAGAAGAAACCAGATTAGTATTGCTCCAAACCCTACCTCAGGATTGGTCTATATCCAGAACCTGCAGAGCACTTGTAGTTACCGTTTGTATGATTCGCGTGGTGTTTTATTACAGAAAGGTTTCGTTTCACGAGATTCTGACTCTATTCGGATTTCGTCGCAACACAGTGGAATCTATGTTCTATACTTGTCTGATGCTGAAAGGGGCCTCACAGAAGTGCACAGGGTAATCCTAACAAGATAG
- a CDS encoding FG-GAP repeat domain-containing protein, with amino-acid sequence MKKFLFFLLASLLNLSTFQSIAQGVNFELMGSFGPHEQVKVELDQLYDPMSDIGDVDGDGDLDIIIAGETGSTSRITKIYLYNGSDSYDSLAGIGIIGVLPRALRLIDLDGDSDLDVFIAGITSSNQSVTRIYTNDGTGGFTQISSSQLPSDIWSAEFGDLDNDGDVDLVLSTSSFNVVIFDNDSNASFSLRSGLSLPQLKADDIELADINYDSFIDIVYAGSVPGGAAGQLHAVYNDSNSGFTSYLLNQASFLPNGGIKCANYNGDSLMDILYVGDAVSGLLLLQDSTGVFSLKSNIYPQGVLNPTIYAYDRDGDGDEDILVLGVNRSGVTVYHTFYDNYGDGSFSPVSGHGLDARLPNFTPRYFSSQLADFNGDGELDILGGRDPGVWDLYHGHSNGKFYHASLSSFGNITAQNQAVADFNSDGALDIVVVNYDSTRVYFNSGTGTFPTSKGLDHFSYYWGDIATGDFDNDGDEDIVFSGSFDVTKIFWNNGSGDFSSAPTLFTEMFQQANIEVFDVDNDADLDILVTGASNSSYENTALYINNGSGQFVVKQNSGIPPTWGSTSAQGDIDLDGDIDLVLTGSPGSSIYLNDGQGVFTTAPMPFSTNFIMPFCELVDFNGDSLPDMFASRGSTPDATIFENLGDGSFAYRTRFGLLTQMIICDANHDGFPDILTGGKVYVNDGPGNFTFTLESNTGIRTENSSGGLGIAADFDGDTDDDIFYASAYGYQGNFYLRYTQLYRNMAVGLSVVENTSRQQGISPYPNPMVSDATVDLPEGTFSGQIIEVSGRIVRQINNASGNLVIEREGLNIGAYVLVLTGENGESFTTKFLVQ; translated from the coding sequence ATGAAGAAGTTTTTATTTTTCCTACTAGCATCCTTGTTGAATTTATCGACTTTTCAGTCGATCGCTCAAGGTGTTAATTTCGAACTCATGGGAAGCTTTGGCCCACATGAACAAGTCAAAGTTGAGTTGGATCAGTTGTACGACCCTATGTCAGATATTGGTGATGTAGATGGAGATGGTGACTTAGACATCATCATTGCAGGTGAAACGGGTTCCACGAGCAGAATTACCAAGATTTACTTGTATAACGGTAGCGATAGTTACGATAGTCTGGCTGGAATAGGTATCATTGGAGTATTGCCACGAGCTCTACGTTTGATTGACTTGGATGGTGATTCAGATTTGGATGTTTTCATAGCTGGGATTACCTCCTCCAACCAAAGCGTTACAAGAATATACACTAACGATGGCACGGGGGGTTTTACTCAAATAAGTTCTTCTCAATTACCTTCTGATATATGGTCTGCTGAATTCGGTGATCTCGATAATGATGGAGATGTTGATCTCGTTTTATCAACTTCTAGCTTCAACGTGGTAATCTTTGACAATGATAGCAATGCTTCATTTTCGCTTAGGAGTGGATTAAGCTTACCGCAATTAAAGGCCGACGATATTGAGCTTGCTGATATTAATTATGACTCATTCATAGATATTGTTTACGCAGGTAGCGTGCCTGGAGGGGCAGCAGGTCAGCTTCATGCTGTTTATAATGATTCCAATTCTGGATTTACAAGTTACCTTCTAAATCAGGCTTCATTTTTACCAAATGGAGGCATCAAATGTGCTAATTACAATGGCGACAGTTTGATGGATATACTGTACGTTGGTGATGCGGTTTCGGGACTTTTACTTCTTCAAGACTCAACAGGAGTCTTTTCGTTAAAATCAAATATTTACCCACAAGGAGTGCTCAATCCAACAATTTACGCGTATGATCGTGATGGTGATGGAGATGAGGACATCTTAGTGTTAGGAGTTAACAGAAGCGGGGTTACTGTATATCATACATTCTATGATAACTATGGAGATGGCAGTTTTAGTCCTGTTAGTGGACACGGTTTAGATGCTCGGTTGCCAAATTTTACTCCAAGATATTTTAGTTCACAATTGGCAGATTTCAATGGTGATGGTGAGTTGGATATTCTCGGGGGTAGAGACCCAGGTGTTTGGGACTTGTACCATGGTCATAGTAATGGAAAATTCTACCATGCTTCCCTGTCGAGTTTTGGTAATATTACTGCTCAGAACCAAGCTGTGGCAGATTTCAATTCTGACGGCGCCTTGGATATTGTGGTGGTTAATTATGATTCGACCCGTGTATATTTTAATTCTGGAACAGGAACGTTTCCTACATCAAAAGGCCTAGATCATTTCTCTTATTATTGGGGAGATATTGCTACTGGAGACTTCGATAATGATGGCGATGAAGATATTGTATTTTCTGGTTCCTTTGATGTGACTAAGATATTCTGGAACAATGGTTCTGGAGATTTCTCTTCCGCACCTACACTTTTTACAGAAATGTTCCAACAAGCTAATATTGAAGTGTTTGATGTAGATAATGATGCTGATTTGGATATTCTAGTAACAGGTGCATCTAACAGTAGTTATGAGAATACGGCATTGTACATCAATAATGGATCTGGTCAATTTGTGGTAAAGCAGAACTCTGGTATTCCTCCAACTTGGGGTTCAACTTCTGCTCAGGGAGATATAGATCTTGATGGTGATATTGACTTGGTTCTCACAGGAAGTCCAGGGAGTAGCATTTATTTAAATGATGGACAGGGTGTTTTCACAACTGCACCGATGCCTTTTTCAACTAATTTCATTATGCCTTTTTGTGAGTTGGTTGATTTCAATGGAGATAGCTTGCCTGATATGTTTGCTAGTAGAGGTTCAACTCCAGATGCCACAATATTTGAGAATTTAGGTGATGGTTCATTTGCCTATCGTACGCGATTTGGCTTGCTAACTCAGATGATTATTTGTGATGCTAATCATGATGGCTTTCCAGACATCTTGACCGGAGGGAAAGTTTATGTAAACGACGGGCCAGGTAATTTTACTTTTACACTTGAATCTAATACTGGTATTCGCACAGAGAACAGCTCTGGCGGGCTCGGTATTGCTGCCGATTTTGATGGAGATACAGATGATGATATTTTTTATGCTTCAGCATATGGATATCAGGGTAATTTCTATTTACGCTACACTCAGCTATATAGAAATATGGCAGTTGGACTATCTGTCGTAGAGAATACAAGCCGTCAACAAGGGATTAGTCCATATCCAAATCCTATGGTGAGTGATGCAACGGTTGATCTTCCAGAAGGGACATTTAGTGGTCAAATCATTGAAGTGTCAGGCCGCATTGTTCGTCAGATTAACAATGCTTCTGGTAATCTTGTAATAGAGCGTGAGGGTTTGAACATAGGTGCTTATGTGTTAGTGCTTACAGGGGAAAACGGCGAAAGCTTTACAACTAAGTTTTTGGTGCAGTAA
- a CDS encoding Sec-independent protein translocase subunit TatA/TatB yields MNTLSIFLGMFGPWQVVLIVVALLILFGGRKIPELMRGVGGGIKEFKDAVKEDEKSSTRSDEKDKEA; encoded by the coding sequence ATGAACACACTCAGCATTTTTTTGGGAATGTTTGGCCCATGGCAAGTTGTCCTTATCGTCGTGGCTCTTCTCATTTTGTTTGGAGGTCGTAAAATCCCTGAGTTGATGCGCGGCGTAGGCGGCGGAATCAAGGAGTTTAAGGATGCCGTTAAGGAAGATGAGAAGTCTTCTACACGTTCTGACGAAAAGGATAAGGAAGCTTAA
- the gatA gene encoding Asp-tRNA(Asn)/Glu-tRNA(Gln) amidotransferase subunit GatA has protein sequence MEYTRLADLQADLKNGNAKMIDVVNNLLERIETYADHNIFLEVFAGDARERATVIDQKFAHGSQGKLAGLVISIKDNMCYSGHKVSAASKILENFESLFTATAVQRLIDEDAIIIGRTNCDEFAMGSSNENSAYGAVKNPLNTALSPGGSSGGAAASVAAGLCHVALGSDTGGSIRQPASFCGVVGHKPTYGRVSRYGLIAYASSFDQIGPFAKNVEDAALVMEVMGGADPMDSTCSQREADVHGDLSLDPQPLKVAVYKDLLNREGINPEIVAHMNAQMEQLKSKGHEIVEVDFPHLDTLVPIYYILTTAEASSNLARYDGVHFGYRSENATDLESTYKRSRTEGFGEEVKRRIMLGTFVLSSGYYDAYYGKAQRARKLIQEHTDAILKEADVILIPTSPHTAFPLNQELNDPTVMYLEDIFTVQANIAGNPAISIPTGKHSNGMPFGIQLMTGRFEDDKLLRIANAMMKG, from the coding sequence ATGGAGTATACCCGATTGGCGGACTTACAAGCCGATTTAAAGAATGGTAACGCGAAGATGATCGATGTGGTGAATAACCTCCTCGAACGCATCGAAACGTATGCCGATCACAATATCTTTCTAGAAGTTTTTGCTGGTGATGCTCGCGAACGCGCGACGGTTATCGACCAGAAATTTGCACATGGATCACAGGGCAAGCTTGCCGGATTGGTGATTTCCATTAAGGATAATATGTGCTATTCCGGCCACAAGGTGTCGGCAGCTTCTAAGATTCTTGAAAACTTTGAATCGTTGTTTACCGCCACGGCTGTTCAACGTCTTATCGACGAAGACGCCATTATTATTGGTCGTACGAACTGCGATGAATTTGCAATGGGTTCATCCAACGAGAACAGTGCTTATGGCGCTGTGAAGAACCCTTTGAATACTGCCCTCTCTCCGGGTGGATCTAGCGGTGGCGCTGCAGCTTCAGTGGCCGCCGGACTTTGTCATGTTGCTCTGGGTAGCGATACAGGTGGCTCCATTCGTCAGCCTGCAAGCTTCTGCGGAGTGGTAGGTCACAAACCTACATATGGAAGAGTCTCTCGTTATGGCCTTATTGCCTACGCATCCTCCTTCGATCAAATTGGTCCATTTGCCAAGAACGTGGAAGATGCCGCTTTGGTGATGGAGGTTATGGGAGGCGCAGACCCAATGGACTCTACTTGTAGTCAACGTGAAGCCGATGTACACGGCGATTTATCACTCGATCCTCAACCTCTTAAAGTAGCAGTCTATAAAGACTTGCTCAACAGAGAAGGTATCAACCCAGAGATCGTTGCTCACATGAATGCTCAAATGGAGCAATTGAAGAGCAAAGGTCACGAGATTGTAGAAGTAGACTTCCCTCACCTCGACACCCTTGTTCCGATTTACTATATCCTCACTACGGCCGAAGCGAGCTCTAACCTAGCTCGCTATGACGGTGTTCACTTTGGATACAGGAGTGAAAATGCCACGGATCTAGAAAGCACCTACAAGCGCTCTAGAACAGAGGGCTTTGGGGAAGAAGTGAAGCGCCGCATCATGTTGGGCACCTTCGTTCTTTCCAGTGGCTACTACGACGCATACTACGGCAAAGCCCAAAGAGCGCGTAAACTGATTCAAGAGCACACCGACGCCATCTTGAAAGAGGCGGATGTAATCCTTATCCCAACATCTCCACACACGGCGTTCCCGCTCAACCAAGAGTTGAACGACCCAACAGTGATGTATTTGGAAGACATCTTTACCGTACAAGCCAACATTGCTGGAAACCCTGCTATCTCTATCCCAACAGGAAAGCATAGCAATGGAATGCCTTTCGGTATCCAGCTGATGACCGGTAGATTTGAAGACGACAAGCTCTTACGCATTGCCAACGCAATGATGAAAGGTTAA